A genomic segment from Mustela lutreola isolate mMusLut2 chromosome 15, mMusLut2.pri, whole genome shotgun sequence encodes:
- the MFAP4 gene encoding microfibril-associated glycoprotein 4 translates to MKALLALLPLLLLLSAPPCAPQVSGIRGDALEKSCLQQPLDCDDIYAQGYQEDGVYLIYPSGPSVPVPVFCDMTTEGGKWTVFQKRFNGSVSFFRGWNDYKLGFGRADGEYWLGLQNLHLLTLKQKYELRVDLEDFENNTAAAKYAEFSISPNAVSAEEDGYTLYVAGFEDGGAGDSLSYHSGQKFSTFDRDQDLFVQNCAALSSGAFWFRSCHFANLNGFYLGGSHLSYANGINWAQWKGFYYSLKRTEMKIRRA, encoded by the exons ATGAAG GCCCTCCTGGccctgctgccgctgctgctgctcctctctGCGCCCCCCTGCGCCCCCCAGGTCTCCGGGATCCGGGGAGATG CTCTGGAGAAGTCTTGCCTTCAGCAGCCCCTGGACTGCGATGACATCTACGCCCAGGGCTACCAGGAGGACGGCGTGTACCTCATCTACCCCTCGGGCCCCAGTGTGCCTGTGCCTGTCTTCTGTGACATGACCACCGAGGGCGGCAAGTGGACG GTTTTCCAGAAGCGATTCAATGGCTCAGTGAGTTTCTTCCGGGGCTGGAACGACTACAAGCTGGGCTTCGGCCGTGCCGACGGGGAGTACTGGCTGG ggctgcAGAATCTGCACCTCCTGACGCTGAAGCAGAAGTACGAGTTGCGGGTGGACCTGGAAGACTTTGAGAACAACACGGCCGCCGCCAAGTACGCTGAATTCTCTATCTCACCCAATGCGGTCAGTGCGGAGGAGGATGGCTACACCCTCTACGTGGCAGGCTTTGAGGATGGCGGGGCAG GTGACTCCCTGTCCTACCACAGTGGCCAGAAGTTCTCCACCTTTGACCGGGACCAGGACCTCTTTGTGCAGAACTGTGCGGCCCTCTCCTCGGGAGCCTTCTGGTTCCGCAGCTGCCACTTTGCCAACCTCAATGGCttctacctgggtggctcccacCTCTCCTATGCAAATGGCATCAACTGGGCCCAGTGGAAGGGCTTCTACTACTCCCTCAAGCGCACCGAGATGAAAATCCGCCGGGCCTGA
- the MAPK7 gene encoding mitogen-activated protein kinase 7, whose protein sequence is MAEPLKEEEGEDGSAEPPGPVKAEPTNTAASVAAKNLALLKARSFDVTFDVGDEYEIIETIGNGAYGVVSSARRRLTGQQVAIKKIPNAFDVVTNAKRTLRELKILKHFKHDNIIAIKDILRPTVPYGEFKSVYVVLDLMESDLHQIIHSSQPLTLEHVRYFLYQLLRGLKYMHSAQVIHRDLKPSNLLVNENCELKIGDFGMARGLCTSPAEHQYFMTEYVATRWYRAPELMLSLHEYTQAIDLWSVGCIFGEMLARRQLFPGKNYVHQLQLIMMVLGTPSPAVIQAVGAERVRAYIQSLPPRQPVPWETVYPGADRQALSLLGRMLRFEPSARISAAAALRHPFLAKYHDPDDEPDCAPPFDFAFDREALTRERIKEAIVAEIEDFHARREGIRQQIRFQPSLQPVASEPGCPDVEMPSPWAPSGDCAMESPPPAPPPCPGTAPDTIDLTLQPPLPASEPAPAKKEGAISDNTKAALKAALLKSLRSRLRDGPSAPLEAPEPRKPVTAQERQREREEKRRRRQERAKEREKRRQERERKERGAGTSGGPSTDPLAGLVLSDNDRSLLERWTRMARPPAPTPALAPAPTPAPAPAHAPVPTPSPARPGSPPAAPPAQPVGSTPGPALQPTCPPPGTSPHPASPPGPIPGPAPLQTASSSLLAPQSLVPPPGLPGPSAVGVLPYFPSGPPPPDPGGAPQPSTTESPDVNLVTQQLSKSQVEDPLPPVFSGTPKGSGAGYGVGFDLEEFLNQSFDMGVADGPQDGQADSASLSASLLADWLEGHGMNPADIESLQREIQMDSPMLLADLPDLQEP, encoded by the exons ATGGCTGAACCcctgaaggaggaagaaggggaggacgGCTCTGCAGAGCCCCCCGGGCCGGTGAAGGCGGAACCCACCAACACCGCTGCCTCTGTAGCGGCCAAGAACCTGGCCTTGCTCAAAGCCCGCTCCTTCGACGTGACCTTTGACGTGGGGGACGAGTACGAGATCATCGAGACCATAGGCAACGGGGCCTATGGGGTGGTGTCCTCCGCTCGCCGCCGTCTGACCG gccaGCAGGTGGCCATTAAGAAGATCCCTAACGCTTTTGATGTGGTCACCAATGCCAAGCGGACCCTCAGGGAGCTGAAGATCCTCAAACACTTCAAGCATGACAACATTATCGCCATCAAGGACATCTTGAGGCCCACTGTACCCTATGGCGAGTTCAAATCTGT CTATGTGGTCCTGGACTTGATGGAGAGCGACCTGCACCAGATCATCCACTCCTCCCAGCCGCTCACCCTGGAGCACGTGCGCTACTTCCTGTACCAGCTGCTCCGGGGCCTCAAGTACATGCactcggctcaggtcatccaCCGCGACCTCAAGCCCTCCAACCTGTTGGTGAATGAGAATTGTGAGCTCAAGATTGGTGACTTCGGCATGGCCCGTGGCCTGTGCACCTCGCCCGCCGAGCACCAGTACTTCATGACTGAGTACGTGGCCACACGCTGGTACCGTGCTCCTGAGCTCATGCTCTCGCTGCACGAGTACACACAGGCCATCGACCTGTGGTCCGTGGGCTGTATCTTCGGTGAGATGTTGGCCCGGCGCCAGCTCTTCCCTGGCAAAAATTACGTACACCAGCTGCAGCTGATCATGATGGTGCTGGGCACTCCGTCGCCAGCTGTGATCCAGGCTGTGGGGGCCGAGAGGGTGCGAGCCTACATCCAGAGCCTGCCCCCCCGCCAGCCTGTGCCGTGGGAGACGGTGTACCCAGGCGCTGACcgccaggccctgtccctgctgGGGCGCATGTTGCGTTTCGAGCCCAGTGCCCGCATCTCCGCAGCTGCTGCCCTTCGCCACCCCTTCCTGGCAAAGTACCACGACCCTGACGATGAGCCTGACTGTGCCCCGCCTTTTGATTTTGCCTTTGACCGTGAGGCGCTCACTCGGGAGCGCATTAAAGAGGCCATAGTGGCTGAGATTGAGGATTTCCACGCACGACGCGAGGGCATCCGTCAGCAGATCCGCTTCCAGCCGTCCCTGCAGCCTGTGGCCAGTGAGCCTGGCTGCCCTGATGTTGAGATGCCCAGTCCCTGGGCTCCCAGTGGGGACTGTGCCATGGAGTCCCCTCCGCCAGCTCCACCACCATGTCCCGGCACCGCACCAGACACCATCGACCTGACCCTGCAGCCGCCCCTGCCAGCCAGTGAACCAGCCCCTGCAAAGAAGGAGGGTGCCATCTCCGACAACACCAAGGCGGCCCTCAAAGCTGCCCTTCTCAAGTCCTTGCGGAGCCGGCTCAGAG ATGGCCCCAGCGCTCCTCTGGAAGCTCCTGAGCCTCGGAAGCCGGTGACTGCCCAGGAGCGCCAGCGGGAGCGGGAGGAGAAGCGGCGGAGGCGGCAGGAGCGAGCCAAGGAGCGGGAGAAGCGGCGGCAGGAGCGGGAGCGCAAGGAGCGGGGGGCCGGAACCTCTGGGGGCCCCTCCACTGATCCCCTGGCCGGGCTGGTGCTCAGTGACAATGATCGCAGTCTGCTGGAGCGCTGGACTCGCATggcccggcccccagcccccacgcCAGCCCTGGCGCCAGCCCCAAccccagcaccagcaccagcccATGCCCCAGTCCCTacccccagcccagcccggcCTGGcagccctcctgctgcccccCCAGCACAACCTGTGGGCTCCACCCCTGGTCCTGCACTGCAGCCCACCTGCCCACCCCCTGgcacctctccccaccctgccagTCCTCCTGGGCCTATCCCTGGCCCTGCTCCACTCCAGACTGCCTCCTCTAGTCTCCTGGCCCCCCAGTCGCTTGTGCCACCCCCAGGGCTCCCTGGCCCCAGTGCTGTAGGTGTTCTGCCTTATTTCCCGTCCGGCCCACCCCCTCCGGACCCTGGAGGGGCCCCTCAACCTTCCACCACAGAATCCCCTGACGTGAACCTGGTGACTCAGCAGCTGTCCAAGTCACAG GTGGAGGACCCCTTGCCCCCGGTCTTCTCCGGCACTCCGAAGGGCAGTGGGGCCGGCTATGGTGTTGGCTTTGACCTGGAGGAGTTCCTAAACCAGTCTTTTGACATGGGCGTGGCCGACGGGCCCCAGGATGG CCAGGCCGACTCAGCCTCTCTCTCAGCTTCCCTGCTTGCTGACTGGCTGGAGGGCCACGGCATGAACCCTGCCGACATTGAGTCCCTACAGCGGGAGATCCAGATGGACTCCCCAATGCTGCTGGCCGACCTGCCGGACCTCCAGGAGCCCTGA
- the B9D1 gene encoding B9 domain-containing protein 1 isoform X1 yields MTAAGPSVFLLMVNGQVESAQFPEYDDLYCKYCFVYGQDWAPTAGLEEGISQITSKSQDVRRALVWNFPIDVTFKSTNPYGWPQIVLSVYGPDVFGNDVVRGYGAVHVPFSPGRHKRTIPMFVPESTSKLQKFTSWFMGRRPEYTDPKVVAQGEGREVTRVRSQGFVTLLFNVVTKDMRKLGYDTGPPDTQGTSGPSPPQGIPR; encoded by the exons ATGACGGCGGCGGGTCCCAGCGTCTTCCTACTCATGGTCAACGGGCAAGTGGAGAGCGCCCAG TTTCCAGAGTACGATGATCTCTACTGCAAGTACTGCTTTGTGTATGGCCAGGACTGGGCCCCCACGGCG GGTCTGGAGGAGGGCATCTCACAGATCACGTCCAAGAGCCAGGATGTGCGGCGAGCGCTGGTGTGGAACTTCCCAATTGACGTCACCTTCAAGAGCACGAACCCCTACGGCT GGCCGCAGATTGTGCTCAGTGTATACGGACCAGACGTGTTTGGGAACGATGTGGTTCGAGGCTACGGGGCAGTGCACGTGCCTTTCTCACCTGGCAG GCACAAAAGGACCATCCCCATGTTTGTCCCCGAATCCACGTCTAAACTGCAGAAGTTTACGAG CTGGTTCATGGGACGCCGGCCCGAGTACACAGACCCCAAGGTGGTGGCCCAGGGTGAAGGCCGAGAAG TGACCCGCGTGCGCTCACAGGGCTTTGTCACTCTCCTCTTCAACGTGGTAACCAAGGACATGAGGAAGCTGGGCTACGACACTGGGCCTCCTGACACACAGGGCACCTCGGGGCCCAGCCCGCCCCAGGGCATCCCCCGGTGA
- the B9D1 gene encoding B9 domain-containing protein 1 isoform X2 → MTAAGPSVFLLMVNGQVESAQFPEYDDLYCKYCFVYGQDWAPTAGLEEGISQITSKSQDVRRALVWNFPIDVTFKSTNPYGWPQIVLSVYGPDVFGNDVVRGYGAVHVPFSPGRHKRTIPMFVPESTSKLQKFTSQAEDLLTPCPPVHPAGSWDAGPSTQTPRWWPRVKAEK, encoded by the exons ATGACGGCGGCGGGTCCCAGCGTCTTCCTACTCATGGTCAACGGGCAAGTGGAGAGCGCCCAG TTTCCAGAGTACGATGATCTCTACTGCAAGTACTGCTTTGTGTATGGCCAGGACTGGGCCCCCACGGCG GGTCTGGAGGAGGGCATCTCACAGATCACGTCCAAGAGCCAGGATGTGCGGCGAGCGCTGGTGTGGAACTTCCCAATTGACGTCACCTTCAAGAGCACGAACCCCTACGGCT GGCCGCAGATTGTGCTCAGTGTATACGGACCAGACGTGTTTGGGAACGATGTGGTTCGAGGCTACGGGGCAGTGCACGTGCCTTTCTCACCTGGCAG GCACAAAAGGACCATCCCCATGTTTGTCCCCGAATCCACGTCTAAACTGCAGAAGTTTACGAG CCAGGCCGAGGACCTGCTCACCCCGTGTCCTCCTGTCCACCCAGCTGGTTCATGGGACGCCGGCCCGAGTACACAGACCCCAAGGTGGTGGCCCAGGGTGAAGGCCGAGAAG TGA